One window from the genome of Dyadobacter sp. CECT 9275 encodes:
- the mobC gene encoding conjugal transfer protein MobC encodes MASNTGENDQSLRKITDMTRLVSLTVLALHFYFFCYQAFFEWELTSSISDRILDKIARSGLLSSPLKSKAIALGFLLISLVGIKGKKSENVNARRGFVQLASGLLLYFISTFLLRLLIPNTALTILYILVCSAGFLMILSGGSQFSKIIRSRLSNDIFNKYSETFPQFENRIENEFSINLSAEYRYKNRFRGSWINIINPFRGLLVCGSPGSGKTHFVFRHVIAQHIAKGYSMFVYDFKYNDLSILAYRAWAENKQHYEVSPEFYTINFDDLSRSHRCNPLDAESMTDITDAVESARTILMGLNREWIKRQGDFFVESSINFMTAVIWFLRRYQDGEYCTLPHVIELMQMDYDRLFTILRAEKEIEVFVNPFVTAYLNEAMQQLEGQIGSTKIALARLASPQLYYVLSGNDFSLDINNPEHPKILCMGNNPQKIQTYGAVLSLYITRLVKLVNQPKRLKCSLVFDEFPTVYLNNMDTLIATARSNKVATTIGIQDFSQLKKDYGREYAEVIMNITGNVISGQVSGETAKQLSERFGKIMQDRTGLSINRMDTSVSKSQQLELAIPPSTIASLSSGEFVGFVADNPDQRIDLKGFHAKFTTPTRTASAKDDSSQLPIVRHVDSNIVQQNYLQIKREVDEIVQSEMRRILEDPSLQHLIVRKNND; translated from the coding sequence ATGGCTTCAAATACTGGTGAAAACGATCAGAGTCTTCGGAAGATTACCGATATGACGAGATTGGTCAGCCTTACGGTGCTGGCTCTTCATTTCTACTTTTTCTGCTATCAGGCATTCTTTGAATGGGAGCTTACATCGTCTATCTCCGACAGGATTTTAGATAAAATAGCACGCTCTGGTCTACTATCATCGCCATTGAAATCGAAGGCCATTGCGCTGGGGTTTTTACTTATTTCTTTGGTGGGTATCAAAGGCAAGAAAAGCGAGAACGTCAATGCAAGGCGTGGCTTTGTACAATTAGCGTCGGGCCTATTGTTGTATTTCATAAGCACATTCTTACTCAGGCTTTTGATTCCCAACACAGCTCTGACCATATTGTATATTCTTGTCTGTTCGGCTGGTTTTCTGATGATTCTTTCGGGTGGCAGCCAATTTTCAAAAATTATCAGAAGCCGACTCAGCAATGATATTTTCAACAAGTATAGTGAGACCTTTCCGCAATTTGAAAACCGCATTGAGAATGAGTTTTCAATCAACTTATCCGCCGAATACCGATATAAGAACAGATTCCGAGGGAGTTGGATCAATATAATCAATCCATTTCGAGGACTATTAGTTTGCGGCTCGCCGGGTTCCGGAAAAACCCATTTTGTTTTCCGGCACGTGATCGCTCAGCACATCGCTAAGGGCTATTCCATGTTTGTTTATGACTTCAAATACAACGACTTGTCGATCTTAGCGTACCGAGCATGGGCCGAGAATAAACAGCATTATGAGGTTAGCCCTGAGTTCTACACAATCAATTTTGACGATCTATCCCGAAGTCACAGGTGTAACCCATTGGATGCTGAAAGCATGACTGATATCACCGACGCGGTAGAGTCAGCAAGAACAATACTAATGGGATTGAACCGCGAATGGATCAAGCGACAAGGTGACTTCTTTGTGGAGTCGTCGATCAACTTTATGACTGCCGTGATATGGTTCTTGCGCCGATACCAAGACGGTGAATACTGCACGCTACCTCATGTGATTGAGCTCATGCAGATGGATTACGATCGCCTTTTTACCATTTTACGGGCGGAAAAGGAGATCGAAGTTTTCGTCAATCCTTTTGTAACTGCGTATCTCAACGAAGCCATGCAGCAATTGGAAGGTCAAATTGGGTCGACCAAAATCGCCCTTGCTCGATTGGCTTCTCCGCAGCTTTACTATGTATTATCGGGTAATGATTTCTCCCTGGATATTAATAATCCAGAGCATCCCAAAATCTTGTGTATGGGCAATAACCCACAGAAAATCCAAACCTACGGGGCTGTGCTTTCCTTATATATTACGCGCCTGGTCAAACTGGTCAATCAGCCCAAACGGCTGAAATGCAGTCTTGTCTTTGACGAGTTTCCCACCGTATACCTGAATAACATGGACACGCTTATCGCAACTGCTAGGTCCAATAAGGTAGCGACTACAATCGGCATTCAAGATTTCAGTCAGCTCAAGAAAGACTATGGCCGGGAGTATGCCGAGGTGATCATGAACATTACAGGAAATGTCATAAGTGGGCAAGTGAGTGGCGAAACTGCCAAGCAACTGTCGGAACGTTTCGGGAAAATTATGCAGGATCGGACGGGACTTTCAATTAACAGAATGGACACGTCTGTTAGCAAATCGCAGCAATTGGAATTGGCAATTCCGCCTTCTACGATTGCCTCATTAAGCTCCGGAGAGTTCGTGGGTTTTGTTGCAGACAACCCTGACCAGCGGATAGACCTGAAAGGTTTTCATGCGAAATTCACGACACCGACTCGAACTGCAAGCGCAAAAGATGACAGTTCTCAATTGCCAATCGTACGTCACGTTGACTCGAATATCGTCCAGCAGAACTACCTTCAAATTAAAAGAGAAGTGGATGAAATAGTACAGTCTGAAATGCGGCGCATTCTTGAAGATCCGTCACTACAACACCTAATTGTTCGAAAAAACAACGATTGA
- a CDS encoding relaxase/mobilization nuclease domain-containing protein, translating to MVAIIKTGNSIRQTFHYNENKLREGIAECIMAANYPDEAINLSEKQRLNMLLKLAALNENVTRNAVHISLNFDPSEQLSQSDLKEISQSYMDKIGFGNQPFLVYQHHDSGHPHIHIVSVKIAADGRRIETQNIGKNQSEKARKQIEIDFNLVKADERKRDSFVIKPAMVKANYGKTETKRAISNVLSAVIDQYKFTSVPELNAVLNQFNVAADRGSEDSRTYKKGGLNYRLINERGERVGVPIKASDFAQKPTLKNLSERFQANEHKRQPDKNRVKNTIDFALLGKANTTLEKLTNQLRREGIETVIRQNDAGQIYGITYVDHRTRSVFKGSSLGKSYSAKAIQERCAPHENHPAYEHLNRQKLSADPANANRNEALGGFYGGDLRSSSSEIDAADALFDPAKQDGSTPSQLRSKRRKKKKGLSQQL from the coding sequence ATGGTTGCAATAATTAAGACAGGTAACTCGATCAGGCAGACGTTTCACTACAATGAGAACAAGCTGAGAGAGGGCATTGCAGAGTGCATTATGGCAGCAAATTATCCCGACGAAGCGATCAATTTATCGGAGAAGCAACGGCTGAATATGCTGTTAAAACTCGCTGCTCTGAATGAGAATGTCACCCGAAATGCAGTCCATATCTCTTTGAACTTCGACCCATCAGAGCAACTTTCTCAGTCAGATTTAAAAGAGATTTCGCAGTCTTATATGGACAAGATCGGCTTTGGAAATCAACCGTTTCTCGTGTATCAACACCATGATTCTGGTCACCCACACATCCATATTGTGTCGGTAAAAATTGCGGCGGATGGTCGTCGGATTGAGACTCAAAACATCGGGAAGAACCAGTCAGAAAAGGCAAGAAAGCAGATTGAAATCGACTTCAATTTAGTGAAGGCTGATGAGCGAAAAAGAGATTCCTTCGTGATTAAGCCAGCTATGGTCAAGGCCAATTATGGTAAGACTGAGACAAAAAGGGCCATATCTAATGTGCTCTCGGCCGTGATAGATCAGTACAAATTCACATCCGTTCCGGAGTTAAATGCTGTCTTAAATCAGTTCAACGTAGCTGCCGACAGGGGCAGTGAGGATTCCAGGACTTACAAAAAAGGAGGCTTGAATTACCGGCTTATCAATGAGCGAGGTGAGCGAGTCGGCGTTCCCATTAAAGCAAGCGATTTCGCACAGAAGCCGACGTTAAAAAATCTATCAGAGCGCTTCCAGGCAAATGAGCACAAGCGCCAACCCGATAAGAACCGAGTCAAAAATACGATCGATTTTGCGCTGCTCGGGAAGGCCAATACCACTTTGGAAAAGCTCACAAACCAGCTAAGAAGAGAAGGGATTGAAACAGTAATTCGGCAGAATGATGCTGGTCAGATTTACGGAATCACCTACGTAGACCACAGAACACGATCCGTATTCAAGGGCAGCTCTCTGGGAAAAAGTTACAGCGCGAAGGCCATTCAAGAGCGCTGCGCGCCTCATGAAAACCATCCTGCTTACGAACATCTAAACCGGCAGAAACTTTCCGCTGACCCCGCCAATGCCAATCGAAATGAAGCTCTCGGTGGATTTTACGGCGGCGATTTACGGTCTAGCAGCAGTGAAATAGATGCCGCCGACGCGCTCTTTGATCCTGCAAAACAGGATGGCTCGACGCCGAGCCAGCTACGCTCGAAACGGCGTAAAAAGAAAAAAGGTCTGTCTCAACAACTCTAA
- a CDS encoding plasmid mobilization protein translates to MAAPRRPPQRSEVAGGGYHKIRHKTSINTGMKKTEENRNKWLHIRLTAAESELIRRKVQRTTCRKISDYARKIILSEPITVNYRNESLDSLMSTLIELRRELSAIGNNFNQAVKRLQTLSQISEYSSWLTEYELDKKAVLKMIETIQLEISKAAKTWLQ, encoded by the coding sequence CTGGCCGCGCCGCGGAGGCCGCCCCAACGCTCCGAAGTCGCTGGCGGGGGATATCATAAAATCAGACACAAAACATCAATCAACACAGGTATGAAAAAGACAGAGGAGAACCGAAATAAGTGGCTTCATATCCGGTTGACGGCCGCGGAGAGTGAGCTGATTCGAAGAAAAGTACAACGGACGACTTGCCGCAAGATTAGTGACTACGCAAGGAAAATAATACTGTCCGAGCCCATTACGGTCAACTATCGCAATGAGTCACTGGACTCGCTAATGTCTACATTGATAGAGCTTCGCCGAGAACTCTCAGCTATCGGCAACAATTTTAATCAGGCAGTCAAAAGGCTTCAAACGCTCTCGCAAATCAGCGAATACAGTTCCTGGTTAACTGAGTATGAGCTGGACAAGAAAGCAGTATTAAAAATGATCGAAACCATCCAGTTGGAGATCAGTAAAGCAGCGAAAACATGGTTGCAATAA
- a CDS encoding toprim domain-containing protein has product MWERTRGKCQLLTLAKIKEFDIVDYLFELGFEPVNIRNVDHWYLSPFRNERTASFKVNRQLNRWYDHGIGLGGNLVDFAVTFYQCSVREVVRIFSDYLSFHQPTTHTAPNISTVSRRNIEILSTGALTSPSLIRYISSRCIPGEIAAHYCRQIYYKVRERKYFAVGLKNDSGGYELRNSFAKVASSPKDITTIKNGASVVSVFEGLFDFLSYKTITANASEMQEDYVILNSVSFFGRSKDFLERHEQINLYLDRDAAGFKCSSTARGISEKYKDGSPLYEGFKDLNEWLISKTPENYF; this is encoded by the coding sequence ATGTGGGAAAGAACGAGGGGAAAATGTCAACTCTTAACGTTGGCCAAAATCAAAGAATTTGACATTGTTGACTACCTGTTTGAGCTCGGGTTTGAACCAGTCAATATCAGGAATGTCGACCATTGGTATTTGTCGCCATTTAGAAATGAAAGGACGGCCTCATTCAAAGTGAATCGGCAATTGAACCGTTGGTATGACCACGGAATTGGCTTGGGAGGAAATCTGGTGGATTTCGCGGTAACGTTCTACCAATGTTCAGTCCGTGAAGTCGTCAGGATTTTTTCAGATTATCTATCATTTCATCAACCGACAACACATACGGCTCCGAACATCTCAACTGTGAGCCGACGGAATATTGAGATCCTTTCTACTGGTGCCTTGACGAGCCCGTCGTTAATACGGTACATTTCATCACGATGCATCCCAGGAGAAATTGCTGCCCATTACTGCCGGCAGATCTATTACAAAGTGCGAGAGCGAAAGTATTTCGCTGTTGGTTTAAAAAATGATTCAGGTGGCTATGAACTACGTAATTCTTTTGCCAAAGTTGCCAGCAGTCCCAAGGATATAACCACGATAAAAAACGGAGCCTCAGTGGTATCCGTCTTCGAAGGACTGTTTGATTTTTTATCCTATAAAACCATCACGGCAAACGCCAGCGAGATGCAGGAAGACTATGTGATTTTAAACTCAGTCTCCTTTTTTGGCCGGTCAAAAGATTTCCTGGAAAGACACGAGCAAATCAACCTTTACCTCGACCGCGATGCTGCCGGTTTTAAGTGCAGCTCGACAGCTAGGGGGATCAGCGAAAAGTACAAGGATGGAAGTCCGCTCTACGAGGGGTTTAAAGACCTTAACGAATGGCTCATTAGTAAGACTCCGGAAAATTATTTCTGA
- the xth gene encoding exodeoxyribonuclease III, producing the protein MKIATYNINGVNGRLPVLLKWLEEAKPDVVCLQELKAPQDKFPERALLDVGYNSIWHGQKMWNGVAILARDLPLQEVRNSLPGDESDLHSRYIEAIVGRMLVCCLYLPNGNPAPGPKFDYKMAWFKRLKKHAKYLLSEEVPVVLAGDYNVIPTEKDVYKPERWVDNALFFPEPRKAYKELVGQGWIDSIRHLHPDETIYTFWDYLRNAYGRDAGLRLDHLLLSPQIAPRLVAAGVDKHVRGWEKSSDHAPTWIVLADEEEI; encoded by the coding sequence ATGAAGATCGCTACCTACAATATTAACGGCGTTAACGGCCGCTTACCGGTTCTTTTAAAATGGCTCGAAGAAGCTAAGCCCGATGTTGTGTGCTTGCAAGAATTGAAAGCGCCGCAAGACAAGTTCCCGGAGCGGGCGTTATTGGACGTAGGATACAATTCCATTTGGCATGGGCAAAAAATGTGGAACGGGGTTGCGATACTCGCCAGGGATTTACCTCTTCAGGAAGTTCGGAACTCACTTCCTGGCGATGAGAGCGATTTGCATAGCAGGTACATTGAAGCGATCGTCGGCAGAATGCTTGTATGTTGCCTTTATTTGCCAAACGGAAACCCTGCGCCAGGACCAAAGTTCGATTATAAAATGGCGTGGTTTAAGCGATTGAAAAAGCACGCGAAATATCTGTTGTCGGAAGAGGTGCCGGTTGTACTGGCAGGTGATTATAATGTCATCCCAACGGAGAAGGATGTTTACAAACCTGAGCGATGGGTAGATAATGCATTATTTTTCCCGGAGCCTCGCAAAGCCTACAAAGAATTGGTTGGCCAGGGCTGGATCGATTCAATCAGGCATCTGCATCCCGACGAAACGATTTATACTTTCTGGGACTATCTTAGAAATGCCTACGGACGGGATGCCGGTCTCCGCTTAGATCATTTACTTTTGAGTCCGCAAATCGCTCCGCGTCTGGTCGCGGCAGGCGTGGACAAGCACGTCCGGGGTTGGGAGAAGTCCAGCGACCATGCACCTACGTGGATTGTTTTAGCGGATGAAGAAGAAATATAG